The following are encoded together in the bacterium genome:
- the tkt gene encoding transketolase yields MSQAITDARLDDLAVNTIKFLAVDGIEKAKSGHPGLPMGAADYAYVLWTKFLRYNPKDPRWPNRDRFVLSGGHGSMLLYSLLHLAGFDIPYEELQNFRQWGSITPGHPEFDLDRGIETTTGPLGQGIANAVGMGMAASRLSAIFNKPGYDVIDHLIYVILGDGDMMEGISHEACSLAGHLGLGNIIAIYDDNQICIEGDTCLTYSDDVKKRFESYGWHVQMIDGHDRTAAFDALKNAKAETDKPSLIVARTKIGNGAPNKCGTASAHGEPLGPDEAKAAKECAGWPIDKPFYIPDEVKGLFASRAKELLPNYDAWQSMFKKYQQEFPELAALWNRMMSKDIPADLADQLLAKLDCEKPTATRASSGTTIQELVKLVPSLWGGSADLCPSNKTDVKGGGDYSKENPLGKNIHFGVREHAMGSAMNGMAVYGGVIPYGGTFLVFCDYMRPTIRLAALMKQQVIYVFTHDSIFVGEDGPTHEPIEQIASMRMIPNVTVIRPADTAETAMAWTWALEHRDGPTVLALTRQNLSPVNDDPAKAKQLAKGAYVVRDADKVDVMLIATGSEVGTAIGAADILAAKGIKSRVVSMPSMEIFKSQDKAYQDSVIPPSIKKRVVVEAGIPFGWDKYAGDEGIIIGMDRFGASAPYKVLAEKFGFTPESVAAKTEEYLK; encoded by the coding sequence ATGTCGCAAGCAATTACAGATGCGAGACTTGACGATCTCGCTGTAAACACCATTAAGTTCCTGGCAGTAGACGGCATTGAAAAGGCAAAGAGCGGTCACCCTGGTCTGCCGATGGGTGCGGCTGATTATGCTTACGTGCTGTGGACAAAATTTCTGCGTTATAACCCCAAGGACCCCAGATGGCCGAACAGAGACAGGTTCGTCCTCTCCGGCGGTCATGGATCGATGCTGCTGTATTCTCTGCTTCATCTGGCAGGGTTTGACATCCCGTATGAAGAGCTGCAGAACTTCAGACAGTGGGGCAGCATCACGCCTGGTCACCCCGAGTTCGACCTTGACAGAGGTATCGAGACGACTACAGGACCTCTGGGTCAGGGCATAGCAAACGCCGTGGGTATGGGAATGGCCGCAAGCAGGTTGTCGGCAATATTCAACAAGCCCGGCTATGATGTGATCGACCATTTGATCTATGTGATCCTCGGTGACGGCGACATGATGGAAGGCATCAGCCATGAGGCGTGCAGCCTGGCGGGTCATCTTGGCCTGGGCAACATCATCGCGATATATGATGACAACCAGATATGCATCGAGGGCGATACATGCCTGACATATTCAGATGATGTAAAGAAGCGTTTCGAGTCCTACGGCTGGCACGTGCAGATGATAGACGGACACGACAGAACCGCAGCGTTCGATGCTCTCAAGAATGCCAAGGCCGAAACCGATAAGCCCAGCCTGATAGTGGCACGGACCAAGATCGGCAACGGCGCTCCCAACAAGTGCGGGACAGCATCGGCTCATGGCGAACCGCTGGGTCCTGATGAAGCTAAGGCCGCCAAAGAATGTGCCGGATGGCCTATCGACAAGCCGTTCTATATCCCCGATGAAGTAAAGGGACTCTTCGCCTCTCGCGCCAAGGAGCTTTTGCCCAATTATGACGCATGGCAGAGCATGTTCAAAAAATACCAGCAGGAATTTCCTGAACTCGCCGCTCTCTGGAACAGGATGATGAGCAAAGATATTCCGGCAGACCTTGCGGACCAGTTACTTGCCAAACTCGACTGCGAAAAGCCGACTGCCACCAGAGCATCGTCAGGCACGACCATACAAGAACTCGTAAAACTTGTTCCGTCGCTGTGGGGCGGCTCAGCAGATCTGTGCCCCAGTAACAAGACGGATGTCAAGGGCGGCGGAGACTACTCAAAAGAAAACCCGCTCGGCAAAAATATCCACTTCGGGGTCCGCGAGCACGCGATGGGATCAGCGATGAATGGAATGGCCGTATACGGAGGCGTAATCCCCTATGGCGGCACTTTCCTGGTCTTTTGCGACTATATGCGCCCGACCATCCGCCTGGCCGCTCTAATGAAGCAGCAGGTGATTTACGTGTTCACTCACGACAGTATATTTGTCGGTGAGGACGGTCCGACCCATGAGCCTATCGAGCAGATCGCCTCAATGAGGATGATCCCCAATGTCACAGTGATCAGACCGGCAGACACAGCCGAGACCGCAATGGCATGGACGTGGGCGCTTGAGCACAGAGATGGTCCGACAGTTTTGGCTCTGACCAGGCAAAACCTCAGCCCGGTAAATGACGACCCGGCGAAAGCCAAGCAGCTTGCAAAAGGCGCATACGTCGTGCGCGATGCCGACAAGGTCGATGTAATGCTGATTGCTACCGGATCCGAGGTCGGCACAGCTATTGGCGCAGCCGATATACTTGCCGCAAAAGGTATCAAGTCTCGAGTGGTGTCGATGCCGTCTATGGAGATATTCAAGTCTCAGGACAAGGCTTATCAGGACAGCGTGATTCCGCCGTCGATCAAAAAGCGCGTGGTTGTCGAAGCCGGAATACCGTTCGGCTGGGACAAATATGCGGGCGACGAAGGTATAATCATCGGCATGGACAGATTCGGAGCATCCGCGCCGTATAAAGTGCTCGCCGAGAAATTCGGTTTCACGCCGGAATCCGTGGCGGCAAAGACCGAAGAATATCTGAAGTAG
- a CDS encoding HDOD domain-containing protein has protein sequence MFGRSSKRIDLPSMPATLARIIQVTNTPDATSEQLSRVVMFDQSLATKVLRLANSAYFGRRTKAETVTEAVVTLGFASVRNLAASASVVEALFPKRLFVGFNWQDMWTHSVTCAVAAECIYNCVGRSSQEGNESAFLAGLLHDIGKLIIARALPNRFMQIVEACREYNFEMVRAENNYLSTNHSKIGYDLAQQWDFPEKISAGIAYHHMPEDACEHEDLARVVQAANMLAKRLGRNYLVGVPVDISLGSIAEAAGMSAGDVNLVVDQVRDRLKQCGELLSWADRMPCQKQAA, from the coding sequence ATGTTCGGCCGTTCTTCAAAAAGAATAGACCTGCCCAGTATGCCAGCCACTCTGGCACGTATCATACAAGTTACAAACACTCCGGACGCTACATCTGAACAGCTTTCTAGAGTTGTAATGTTTGATCAGTCTTTAGCCACGAAAGTGCTGCGCCTGGCCAACTCGGCATATTTCGGCAGACGTACGAAAGCTGAAACAGTCACCGAAGCTGTTGTGACACTGGGATTTGCGTCAGTAAGGAATCTTGCCGCTTCTGCATCCGTAGTTGAGGCGTTGTTTCCGAAGAGACTGTTTGTTGGGTTTAACTGGCAGGATATGTGGACCCATTCCGTGACGTGCGCTGTGGCGGCGGAGTGTATATATAACTGCGTCGGCAGGAGTTCCCAGGAAGGCAACGAATCAGCTTTTCTTGCCGGACTTCTGCATGACATAGGCAAGCTCATAATAGCCCGTGCTCTTCCAAATCGTTTTATGCAGATAGTCGAAGCCTGCAGAGAATATAACTTCGAGATGGTGCGTGCCGAGAACAACTATCTGAGCACAAACCACTCAAAGATAGGCTATGACCTCGCTCAGCAGTGGGATTTTCCTGAGAAGATAAGCGCAGGTATCGCATATCATCATATGCCTGAGGATGCTTGTGAGCATGAAGACCTTGCAAGGGTCGTCCAGGCTGCCAATATGCTTGCAAAGAGATTGGGCAGAAACTATCTTGTGGGAGTGCCGGTCGATATCAGTTTGGGCAGTATTGCAGAAGCAGCAGGGATGTCTGCAGGGGATGTTAACCTCGTTGTGGATCAGGTGCGCGACAGGCTCAAACAGTGCGGGGAGCTTCTCTCCTGGGCTGACAGGATGCCATGTCAGAAACAGGCAGCATAA
- a CDS encoding mannitol-1-phosphate 5-dehydrogenase has product MRKAVQFGAGNIGRGFAGQLFSESGFEVVFVDVVQELVDLINQCRSYPIRMACEKPWTVTIENVRAVSGLDIPAVAEEIKTADLMCTAVGVNVLPKIAPTIAAGVKARAEAGVEKPINIIICENLQNMGPFLKGEVKKALAQEYHAYLEDKIGFVESVVGRMVPVMSAEQKREDPLLVIVEPYKHLPISKAAIKGEWFDIANIEPAGNFQSFVDRKLYAHNAGHATAAYLGYMKGYKYVWQAMDDEQIAKEVRAAMEETGRALVKKHSLDPVAHQAHVDDLLSRFANAALGDQVARVGGDPMRKLGPNDRLVGGAKLVEECGFFPEHMSRAIAAALLFDLPTDPTAPKVQQILKERGVAGALNEISKLPEDSQITKEVIRQYNDFKSKS; this is encoded by the coding sequence GTGAGAAAGGCAGTTCAGTTCGGAGCAGGTAATATCGGACGAGGTTTCGCGGGGCAATTATTCAGTGAGTCCGGGTTCGAGGTAGTGTTTGTTGATGTGGTGCAGGAACTGGTGGATTTGATTAACCAGTGTCGTTCATATCCGATCAGAATGGCATGCGAGAAGCCATGGACGGTTACTATTGAAAATGTCCGTGCAGTGAGCGGACTGGATATACCGGCAGTGGCCGAAGAAATCAAGACAGCAGATTTGATGTGCACAGCCGTTGGCGTAAATGTGCTGCCCAAGATCGCTCCGACTATAGCTGCCGGAGTCAAAGCGCGTGCCGAAGCCGGTGTCGAGAAACCGATCAATATAATCATATGCGAGAACCTTCAGAATATGGGTCCATTCCTCAAGGGTGAAGTGAAAAAGGCTCTTGCCCAGGAGTACCATGCATACCTGGAGGATAAGATAGGGTTTGTGGAGAGTGTGGTCGGGCGGATGGTGCCGGTTATGAGCGCCGAGCAGAAGCGTGAGGATCCTCTGTTGGTGATTGTCGAGCCATATAAGCATTTGCCGATATCAAAGGCCGCCATCAAGGGTGAGTGGTTCGATATAGCAAACATCGAACCAGCGGGCAACTTCCAGAGTTTTGTGGACCGCAAGCTCTACGCGCATAATGCGGGTCACGCGACTGCAGCCTATCTGGGTTATATGAAGGGGTATAAGTATGTCTGGCAGGCTATGGATGATGAGCAGATAGCCAAAGAGGTTCGTGCTGCTATGGAAGAGACCGGCAGGGCACTGGTAAAGAAACATAGTCTGGACCCGGTGGCTCATCAGGCGCATGTAGACGACTTGCTCAGCAGGTTCGCGAATGCTGCACTTGGCGACCAGGTCGCCAGGGTTGGGGGAGACCCTATGCGCAAGCTCGGTCCCAATGATCGGCTCGTGGGCGGAGCAAAGCTGGTTGAGGAGTGCGGATTCTTTCCCGAGCATATGAGCAGGGCGATAGCCGCAGCGCTTCTATTCGATTTGCCGACCGACCCCACAGCGCCGAAAGTGCAGCAGATATTGAAAGAGCGGGGAGTGGCAGGTGCGCTCAATGAGATAAGCAAACTGCCGGAAGACTCGCAAATTACAAAAGAGGTTATCAGACAATACAACGATTTCAAGTCAAAAAGTTGA
- the cdd gene encoding cytidine deaminase, which yields MHKNIQGLLIAARDARKSAYAPYSGFKVGAAVLCGSGKVYTGCNVENASYGLSMCAERVAVQKAVSEGERHIKAVAIVTDGDGFARPCGACLQVIAEFSDKDNPAEIISGNLNLEYDVFGLGDYLPKPFNLRQ from the coding sequence ATGCATAAAAATATACAGGGTTTACTAATAGCGGCAAGAGATGCTCGTAAGAGTGCATATGCGCCATACTCGGGATTCAAAGTGGGCGCTGCAGTATTGTGCGGCTCGGGCAAGGTTTATACGGGATGCAATGTAGAGAATGCATCGTATGGACTGAGTATGTGTGCTGAACGTGTAGCCGTCCAAAAAGCAGTATCCGAGGGCGAGAGGCATATTAAGGCAGTCGCGATTGTGACCGATGGAGATGGTTTTGCGCGGCCATGTGGGGCGTGCCTGCAGGTGATTGCGGAATTCAGTGATAAGGATAATCCGGCCGAGATCATTTCAGGGAATTTGAATCTGGAATACGATGTCTTTGGTCTGGGGGATTATTTGCCTAAGCCGTTCAATCTCAGGCAATAA
- a CDS encoding SIS domain-containing protein gives MSYMLEEIHAQPDVVSKLANEERGAASNLAAEIKQRGIDLILIAARGTSDHAAIYGKYLIEINNGIPVALADCSAFTLYQAKMKLDRALVIGISQSGEATDVAEYLEESRKMGALTLSITNEPGSKLTQIADHTLLCHAGKELGVAATKTYTSTLAVLYLLSAALCGDSSCMDRLHVCADAMRQVLTIEDYISDHAERYRYMQDGYVIARGFNYCTALEASLKLAETCYVGMLGYSAADFLHGPIAAVHENEACFLIAPPGKTFDGMKDIAARLKDRKAEMVVISSEDDILQMATRQFKIPVQIEEELSPLLYILPSQMLAYYLANAKGYDPDRPRGLSKVTLTM, from the coding sequence ATGTCTTACATGCTCGAAGAAATCCATGCTCAGCCGGATGTGGTCAGCAAACTGGCCAACGAAGAGCGTGGCGCAGCAAGCAATCTGGCTGCGGAAATAAAGCAAAGGGGAATCGATCTTATCCTGATTGCCGCACGCGGCACGTCAGACCATGCCGCCATATACGGCAAATACCTCATCGAAATTAACAACGGGATACCCGTTGCGTTGGCTGACTGCTCCGCATTCACTCTATATCAGGCGAAAATGAAACTGGACAGGGCACTGGTCATCGGTATATCTCAATCTGGTGAAGCCACCGATGTCGCCGAATACCTTGAGGAGTCCCGCAAGATGGGCGCTCTCACATTGTCGATTACAAACGAGCCGGGCTCGAAGTTGACCCAGATCGCCGATCATACTCTGCTTTGCCATGCCGGTAAAGAACTGGGTGTGGCCGCAACCAAGACATACACATCCACACTTGCGGTGCTATACCTGCTGAGCGCTGCTCTATGTGGTGACAGCTCCTGTATGGATCGACTGCATGTCTGTGCGGACGCCATGCGACAGGTGCTGACGATTGAGGACTATATAAGCGATCATGCAGAGCGCTACAGATATATGCAAGACGGATATGTGATTGCGCGCGGGTTCAATTATTGCACGGCGCTGGAAGCGTCGCTGAAGCTGGCCGAGACATGTTATGTCGGAATGCTGGGCTATTCGGCGGCGGATTTCCTTCATGGACCGATCGCGGCTGTGCATGAGAATGAGGCATGTTTCCTCATCGCTCCTCCAGGCAAGACGTTTGACGGTATGAAGGATATAGCCGCACGTCTTAAAGACCGCAAGGCGGAGATGGTTGTTATCAGTAGTGAAGACGACATTCTGCAGATGGCGACACGGCAGTTCAAAATTCCTGTACAAATCGAGGAAGAACTCAGCCCGCTGCTATATATATTGCCCAGTCAGATGCTTGCATACTATCTGGCTAATGCGAAGGGATATGATCCGGACAGGCCGCGAGGGCTGAGCAAAGTGACACTCACTATGTAG
- a CDS encoding endonuclease MutS2 produces the protein MSEKCYNIFGKMEQHTLKVLEFEKIIAKLQSQAACALGREVAGLSYPTTHLDIAVRKQQETSEARAILQYEGNIPFGGIEDVRGYVERAAVEALLQPTDLLAILNTLHGTKRLGTFLRKLSDKYPILGELGSEIEFFAPIENAITSSIAQSGDVLDSASAALGRVRSELRTVQSRLTEKMNSYLQGSSYKTIIQEPVITIRSDRYCIPIKADHRGQFPGIVHDASASGATLFIEPAAVVELGNKRKQLAVKEREEVEKVLAGLTALVGEKSGQILAMLNVVGIIDGIAARAKLSIEQRATSPFLNDTGMIELMSARHPLLEGDVVPIDMSLGKDFNALLITGPNTGGKTVALKTVGLLTLMAASGMHVPAEPGTELAIFENVYADIGDEQSIEQSLSTFSSHMNNIVRITNGSNKNTMVLMDEVGAGTDPAEGAALAKSIVDYLMQQGSRIVATTHYGELKEYAYLRDGVENACVEFDPESLRPTYRLMIGIPGSSNAFAIAGRLGLDKTIIDAAKESLGNHQQASEELIRQIEESHKAAAEQRKAAERHARDAEILRKRYEQQLGGIESIKSRVETKTKQRAESIIEAYSRKLENTLEQLAAQKADTKRAQDLKKKAEKLIDQLDEQTVKRVEVAEHKEEKLEKGTTLSPGMRVGIAGINQDGEIVEPPEAGKVVVLIGAMRVSVSISSLRKPRAHQVEDVRPQRLQESISLQKARDFHAEIHLRGMRVEPALIELDKYMDDAMAAGVISVRIVHGKGTGQMRQAVWQYLKSHKGVNSFRLGEQEEGGSGVTVAEMKR, from the coding sequence ATGAGTGAAAAGTGCTATAATATTTTTGGAAAAATGGAGCAGCATACACTCAAAGTACTTGAGTTCGAAAAAATAATAGCGAAACTGCAGAGTCAGGCGGCCTGCGCCCTGGGACGGGAGGTCGCCGGTCTTTCGTACCCGACCACCCATCTGGATATTGCCGTGCGCAAGCAGCAGGAGACCAGTGAAGCCCGCGCAATACTTCAATATGAGGGCAATATTCCGTTCGGTGGAATCGAGGACGTAAGGGGTTATGTAGAGCGAGCGGCGGTCGAAGCGCTGTTGCAGCCGACCGATCTGCTCGCTATCCTCAACACATTGCATGGCACAAAGCGTCTAGGCACATTTTTACGCAAGTTGAGCGATAAATACCCAATTTTGGGTGAACTCGGCAGCGAAATAGAGTTCTTCGCGCCAATAGAAAATGCCATCACAAGTTCGATTGCCCAGAGCGGAGATGTGCTGGATTCGGCAAGCGCCGCGTTAGGTCGTGTGCGATCAGAACTGCGCACGGTTCAATCACGCCTGACTGAGAAGATGAACTCATATCTGCAGGGCAGCTCATATAAGACGATCATTCAGGAGCCGGTCATCACTATCCGCAGTGACCGCTACTGCATCCCGATCAAGGCCGATCACAGAGGCCAATTCCCGGGTATAGTCCATGACGCCAGCGCATCCGGCGCGACACTTTTCATAGAGCCTGCGGCTGTGGTCGAACTTGGAAACAAGCGCAAACAGCTTGCCGTCAAAGAGCGTGAAGAGGTCGAAAAAGTGCTTGCGGGACTGACTGCGCTGGTCGGCGAAAAGAGCGGCCAAATTCTGGCGATGCTCAACGTGGTGGGCATAATCGACGGCATCGCTGCCAGAGCCAAGCTCAGTATCGAGCAGAGAGCGACCTCTCCGTTTTTGAACGATACCGGCATGATCGAGCTTATGTCTGCGCGCCATCCGCTGCTGGAGGGCGATGTCGTCCCGATAGATATGAGCCTGGGCAAGGATTTTAATGCGCTGCTGATTACCGGTCCAAACACCGGCGGCAAAACGGTTGCATTGAAGACTGTCGGCTTGCTGACCCTTATGGCCGCGAGCGGGATGCATGTACCGGCTGAACCCGGCACCGAGCTTGCGATATTTGAAAATGTTTATGCCGACATAGGCGATGAGCAGAGCATTGAGCAGTCTCTGTCGACATTCTCATCGCACATGAACAATATCGTGCGCATCACGAATGGCTCCAACAAAAACACCATGGTGTTGATGGACGAAGTTGGGGCGGGGACCGATCCTGCCGAGGGTGCTGCGCTCGCAAAGTCGATTGTAGATTATCTGATGCAGCAGGGTTCACGCATTGTTGCAACCACACACTACGGTGAGCTTAAGGAATACGCATATCTGCGTGATGGCGTGGAAAATGCATGCGTCGAGTTCGACCCTGAGAGCCTGCGGCCCACATACAGGTTGATGATAGGCATTCCGGGCAGCAGCAATGCTTTTGCCATAGCCGGACGACTCGGGTTGGACAAAACGATAATTGATGCCGCGAAAGAGAGCCTCGGCAATCACCAGCAGGCATCTGAAGAGCTTATTCGCCAGATCGAGGAGAGCCATAAGGCCGCCGCGGAGCAGAGGAAAGCCGCTGAGCGCCATGCGCGGGATGCTGAGATTTTGCGAAAGCGCTATGAGCAGCAACTCGGCGGGATCGAGAGCATAAAGAGCCGAGTCGAGACAAAGACAAAGCAGCGTGCCGAGAGCATTATCGAGGCCTATTCTCGGAAACTCGAAAATACACTCGAACAGCTTGCCGCACAGAAGGCCGACACCAAGCGCGCACAGGACCTCAAGAAAAAAGCAGAAAAGCTGATAGATCAACTGGATGAGCAGACGGTCAAGCGCGTCGAGGTTGCCGAGCATAAGGAAGAAAAGCTCGAGAAGGGAACGACACTTTCGCCCGGCATGCGCGTAGGAATTGCCGGCATAAACCAGGATGGCGAGATTGTGGAGCCGCCGGAGGCGGGCAAGGTCGTGGTTTTGATAGGCGCTATGCGTGTGAGTGTGTCGATATCATCACTTCGCAAGCCACGAGCGCATCAGGTTGAGGATGTGCGCCCGCAGAGGCTGCAGGAGAGCATAAGTCTGCAAAAGGCTCGTGATTTTCATGCTGAGATTCATCTGAGGGGCATGCGCGTCGAGCCTGCGCTGATCGAACTGGATAAATATATGGACGACGCTATGGCGGCTGGGGTTATATCCGTCCGCATAGTTCATGGCAAGGGGACCGGCCAGATGAGACAGGCCGTATGGCAGTATCTGAAATCGCATAAAGGTGTGAACTCGTTCCGACTCGGTGAGCAGGAAGAGGGCGGTTCGGGGGTCACTGTTGCGGAGATGAAAAGATAA